In Zobellia roscoffensis, the following are encoded in one genomic region:
- a CDS encoding CPBP family glutamic-type intramembrane protease, which produces MKSIKIYDSIVQQSSYKPYFLLLSVIIYPILEEISFRLPLTNFNVRNFKISFSVFSGLLISFLLVDSLWWPSTNFAFFLIGIFYILVLSCIVFILLNYKRDAFVNLKKRWNQRPNIIFYSSATLFAFMHIFNLDLDIYDVIFLPLILLPFFIFGISFGYVRIRLGLTYSILLHMIINGLVLGLRELG; this is translated from the coding sequence ATGAAATCAATTAAGATTTATGATTCCATAGTTCAGCAAAGCAGTTATAAACCATATTTTCTCTTACTATCTGTTATCATTTATCCAATCTTAGAGGAGATTTCATTTAGACTACCATTAACTAATTTTAATGTAAGAAATTTTAAAATTTCGTTTTCGGTATTTAGCGGACTGCTAATTTCTTTTTTACTTGTTGATAGTCTATGGTGGCCTTCTACGAATTTTGCATTTTTTTTAATCGGAATCTTCTACATTTTAGTTTTAAGTTGTATTGTTTTCATTTTATTGAACTACAAACGTGACGCATTTGTTAATTTAAAAAAAAGATGGAATCAGAGACCAAATATTATATTTTATTCAAGTGCAACTTTATTTGCATTCATGCATATCTTCAACTTAGACTTAGATATTTATGACGTAATTTTTTTACCTCTAATTTTGCTGCCCTTTTTTATATTTGGTATTAGTTTCGGCTATGTTCGAATTCGATTGGGATTAACATATTCTATTTTATTGCATATGATAATTAATGGGTTAGTGCTTGGTCTAAGAGAGCTGGGATAG